A portion of the Rhodococcus pseudokoreensis genome contains these proteins:
- a CDS encoding cytochrome P450, whose translation MSRAQLFERITDQANRPNPYPLYEELRETRVAPQDNGSFLVGRYYDVMALLHDPRISSDLHNRGPGLPGADRAGDGPESFLKLDPPEHDRLRRLTTRQFGPPHSPDRIDSMRGELAELVTNLVDGLDGKGRIDIVDDFAYPFPVSVICRLLGVPHEEEPRFHAWADALVAAIDPRRTSADNEQVKAAQQAQMEMAMFMAGLIEDRRRNPGDDMLSGLANDSGPDGQLNTVELVTNSILLFIAGHETTVNLITNGMLTLLRNPDVLERLRAEPELVPKAVEELLRFEPPVHLLGQRTPIVDIEIDGVTVPKGSPLVLALASANRDPERFVDADRFVPDREDNQHVGLGSGIHSCFGAPLARLEGQMALAELIRRLPNPRLVEDPPPYRPNPVLRGPRHLLVDCG comes from the coding sequence ATGTCGCGTGCCCAGTTGTTCGAGCGGATCACCGACCAGGCGAACCGGCCGAACCCGTATCCGCTGTACGAGGAACTCCGTGAGACTCGGGTGGCGCCGCAGGACAACGGCTCCTTCCTCGTCGGCCGGTACTACGACGTGATGGCGCTTCTGCACGACCCGAGGATCAGCTCCGATCTGCACAACCGGGGGCCGGGGCTCCCCGGAGCGGATCGCGCCGGCGACGGGCCGGAGTCCTTCCTCAAACTCGATCCGCCCGAGCACGATCGGTTGCGCCGACTGACGACGCGACAGTTCGGCCCACCGCACAGCCCCGACCGGATCGACTCCATGCGTGGCGAACTCGCAGAACTCGTCACCAACCTCGTCGACGGACTCGACGGCAAGGGCCGCATCGACATCGTCGACGATTTCGCGTACCCCTTCCCCGTCTCCGTCATCTGCCGTCTGCTCGGCGTGCCTCACGAGGAGGAACCCCGGTTCCACGCCTGGGCCGACGCATTGGTGGCGGCCATCGACCCCCGGCGCACCAGCGCCGACAACGAGCAGGTGAAGGCGGCGCAACAGGCCCAGATGGAAATGGCCATGTTCATGGCCGGTCTCATCGAGGACCGTCGCCGCAATCCCGGTGACGACATGCTGTCGGGTCTGGCCAACGATTCGGGTCCCGACGGCCAGTTGAACACCGTCGAGTTGGTCACCAACTCCATCCTGCTGTTCATCGCCGGGCACGAGACGACCGTCAATCTCATCACCAACGGCATGCTGACCCTGCTGCGCAATCCCGACGTGCTCGAACGGCTTCGCGCGGAACCGGAGTTGGTGCCGAAGGCTGTGGAGGAATTGCTCCGCTTCGAACCGCCCGTGCACCTGCTGGGCCAGCGAACGCCGATTGTCGACATCGAGATCGACGGCGTCACCGTCCCAAAGGGGTCGCCGCTCGTCCTGGCGTTGGCGTCGGCCAATCGCGATCCCGAACGCTTCGTCGACGCCGACCGGTTCGTCCCCGACCGCGAGGACAACCAGCACGTGGGTCTGGGCAGCGGCATCCACAGTTGCTTCGGCGCTCCCCTCGCCCGCCTCGAAGGGCAGATGGCGCTCGCCGAACTCATTCGCCGCCTCCCGAATCCGCGCCTCGTGGAGGACCCGCCGCCCTACCGGCCCAACCCGGTGCTGCGTGGTCCGCGGCACCTGCTGGTGGACTGTGGGTGA
- a CDS encoding DinB family protein — protein sequence MIPVTSTAKTSTTGERADLLESLAKHRYLLRHTVRDLTDEQAARRPTASVLCLGGLVKHVSDTERVWADFIVRGTDAVRGGPVDGTGTGNREKEFTLRDDETLAGVLDRYAKVAHRTDEIVAALPDLDISHPLPKAPWFEPGSRWSARRVLLHIIGETAQHAGHADIIRESLDET from the coding sequence GTGATCCCCGTGACCTCTACCGCGAAAACGTCGACGACCGGCGAGCGTGCCGACTTGCTGGAGTCGCTGGCCAAGCACCGGTACCTGCTCCGCCACACCGTCCGCGACCTCACCGACGAACAGGCGGCCCGGCGCCCGACGGCGAGCGTGCTGTGCCTGGGCGGACTCGTCAAACACGTGTCGGACACCGAACGGGTGTGGGCCGATTTCATCGTGCGCGGCACCGACGCCGTCCGCGGCGGTCCCGTGGACGGCACCGGCACCGGCAATCGCGAGAAGGAATTCACACTCCGCGACGACGAAACCCTGGCCGGCGTCCTCGACCGGTACGCGAAGGTGGCGCACCGGACCGACGAGATCGTGGCCGCGCTGCCCGACCTCGACATCTCGCATCCGCTGCCGAAGGCGCCGTGGTTCGAACCGGGTTCGCGCTGGTCCGCGCGCCGGGTCCTGCTCCACATCATCGGTGAGACCGCCCAGCACGCCGGGCACGCCGACATCATCCGGGAATCCCTGGACGAGACATGA
- a CDS encoding TraR/DksA family transcriptional regulator: protein MTVPEHRVRIAEERADAERRIASLTGRFTAIVEGSEFTTDDDEHDPEGSTIAFERAQVSALLADARREVEDLTAAQQRLDDGTYGVCIRCGRPIAEVRLDALPAAQTCIDCAG from the coding sequence ATGACCGTCCCCGAGCATCGCGTCCGAATCGCCGAGGAACGCGCCGACGCCGAACGTCGAATAGCGTCGCTGACCGGGCGTTTCACCGCGATCGTGGAGGGATCGGAATTCACCACGGACGACGACGAACACGATCCGGAGGGCTCGACCATCGCGTTCGAACGGGCCCAGGTGTCGGCGCTGCTGGCCGACGCCCGGCGCGAGGTCGAGGATCTGACGGCGGCGCAGCAGCGACTCGACGACGGGACGTACGGCGTCTGCATCCGGTGCGGCCGGCCGATCGCCGAGGTTCGGCTCGACGCGCTCCCCGCCGCGCAGACGTGTATCGATTGCGCCGGTTAG
- a CDS encoding ferredoxin, producing MIDVKLVVDLNRCQGYAQCVFLAPDVFTLHGEEALLYDAGPADGEREHVSQAAAACPVHAITTDLPVHHDGE from the coding sequence ATGATTGACGTGAAACTCGTCGTCGACCTCAATCGGTGCCAGGGTTACGCGCAGTGCGTGTTCCTCGCACCCGACGTCTTCACTCTGCACGGAGAAGAGGCCCTCCTCTACGACGCGGGCCCCGCCGACGGCGAACGCGAGCACGTGTCGCAGGCCGCCGCGGCCTGCCCGGTGCATGCCATCACCACGGACCTCCCCGTCCACCACGATGGGGAGTGA
- a CDS encoding NAD(P)/FAD-dependent oxidoreductase, which yields MGSDVRIVIVGASLAGVRAAEALRGQGFDGSLTLIGDEPYEPYDRPPLSKAVLLGIMPPDHAALPYRSDLDAKWLLGVRATTLDLENNRVVLSDGDAVEFDKVLIATGVRARPWSNSSEAALDGVFTVRTCDDSRRLNERLSAGPRHVLVIGAGFTGSEIASVCRERGLSVTVTERGPAPLVGALGGVVAAVAADMQRDHGVDLRTGVTVTGLDGDSDGRLCRAHLSGGTALDVDVAIVAQGSIRNTDWLAGSGLAAGPRGVTCDAGCRAFDINGIVTDNVFVAGDVARQPHPLYDYQLLALEHWGNAIGQAEVAAHNMIHDGLRRRPHLEIPAFWSSQFGVNIKSVGIPTYSDQVVITQGSVADRRFVAAYGFRGRVTAAVAFNQGKWLDFYRGLIESAAEFPPDFDVMDRADPFEVRPSELPDPAVLSHGPTVAVTGHLPTERRVEFVSLPK from the coding sequence ATGGGGAGTGACGTGCGGATCGTCATCGTCGGCGCGTCGCTCGCCGGGGTGCGCGCCGCGGAGGCGCTTCGGGGGCAGGGCTTCGACGGTTCGCTGACCCTGATCGGCGACGAACCCTACGAACCGTACGACCGGCCGCCGCTGTCGAAGGCCGTGCTCCTAGGGATCATGCCGCCCGACCACGCGGCGCTCCCCTACCGTTCCGACCTCGACGCGAAGTGGCTGCTCGGCGTGCGGGCCACCACCCTCGACCTGGAGAACAACCGGGTGGTGCTCAGCGACGGCGACGCCGTGGAGTTCGACAAGGTGCTGATCGCGACCGGCGTCCGCGCCCGGCCGTGGTCGAACTCGTCCGAGGCGGCACTCGACGGCGTCTTCACCGTCCGCACCTGCGACGACTCCCGCCGACTGAACGAGCGGCTGTCTGCCGGACCGCGCCACGTCCTGGTGATCGGCGCCGGGTTCACCGGTTCGGAGATCGCGTCGGTGTGCCGGGAGCGCGGGCTGTCCGTGACGGTCACCGAGCGCGGCCCGGCACCGCTGGTCGGTGCGCTCGGCGGGGTGGTGGCGGCGGTCGCCGCCGACATGCAACGCGACCACGGCGTCGACCTGCGCACCGGGGTCACGGTGACCGGACTCGACGGCGACAGCGACGGACGACTGTGCCGCGCGCACCTCTCGGGTGGGACCGCACTCGACGTCGACGTCGCGATCGTCGCGCAGGGCAGCATCCGCAACACCGACTGGCTGGCCGGGTCCGGCCTCGCCGCCGGGCCCCGGGGGGTCACGTGCGACGCCGGTTGCCGGGCGTTCGACATCAACGGCATCGTCACGGACAACGTGTTCGTCGCCGGTGACGTTGCGCGGCAACCGCATCCGCTCTACGACTACCAGTTGCTGGCACTGGAACACTGGGGCAACGCGATCGGTCAGGCCGAGGTGGCGGCGCACAACATGATCCACGACGGCCTCCGCCGGCGACCGCACCTGGAAATTCCGGCGTTCTGGTCCAGCCAGTTCGGCGTCAACATCAAGTCCGTCGGCATCCCCACCTATTCCGATCAGGTGGTGATCACCCAGGGTTCGGTCGCCGACCGGCGCTTCGTGGCGGCGTACGGCTTCCGTGGTCGCGTCACCGCGGCGGTGGCGTTCAATCAGGGGAAGTGGCTCGACTTCTATCGGGGGCTGATCGAGTCGGCGGCGGAGTTCCCACCGGACTTCGACGTCATGGACCGGGCGGACCCGTTCGAGGTGCGGCCGTCGGAGTTGCCGGACCCGGCCGTTCTCAGCCACGGCCCGACCGTCGCGGTGACCGGTCATCTGCCCACCGAACGTCGTGTCGAGTTCGTCTCGCTACCGAAGTAA
- a CDS encoding ANTAR domain-containing protein has translation MTIEAHRDTRATRHLSALDAAIQILTTARGSSYSADQAFDELLDSSMRHQVDVGDLAEALADLADGIRPEADDHRRARDVAAREWGAFLP, from the coding sequence TTGACGATCGAAGCTCACCGCGACACCCGCGCGACACGGCACCTGTCCGCATTGGACGCTGCAATTCAGATCCTGACCACCGCGCGCGGCAGCTCGTACAGCGCGGACCAGGCCTTCGACGAACTCCTCGACTCCTCCATGCGGCATCAGGTCGACGTCGGCGACCTGGCCGAAGCCCTCGCCGACCTCGCCGACGGCATCCGTCCCGAGGCCGACGACCATCGCCGGGCCCGCGACGTGGCCGCGCGCGAGTGGGGAGCCTTCCTGCCCTAA